Part of the Temnothorax longispinosus isolate EJ_2023e chromosome 5, Tlon_JGU_v1, whole genome shotgun sequence genome is shown below.
TCATTCCCTCGATATATcgaatattgtatatttcacATGCATCGCATATATCGgtcgtacatatacatacttaAGACGTAATGAAGATAGAAAATGATAAaccataaagaaatatttcgatttcaAGAATAGAATGAGAAATTCAATctcaaaaagaattatattataaaatgtaaaaataatattagtaaaaactaactttgaaaaattaactttgaaaaaaaaagttttgtaataataacgttataatttatgatctaaattatttattacatgcGTGcgaatatttgataaaacaataaaagtcTTCAATATGTACCTATATCGTTATAAACTACTATCTTTCAACATATTTGTTTAATGTACGTTCACCTTTATTCTACATTAAtggttatataattatactgtttattctgttataattataattattataattatacgttattATGTGGTAATAAAATTCCAAATTCAATTTCTTGAGTTCCTAAAGTTCGGAGTTAATGGCGAAATGTGTGTTAATAGAGCGAATATCATGAATACGAGAGAAGAAAGTTTGGATTAAAGAAGTATTCCTTTTTATTGACGGCgcaactaaaattaatatgtagtTGAGTACTTATAATCAAGTTAGCGCTTCCGGGTTTCAAAGAAAAGTTTCAATGGGAGATTGCTGGGATATGTTCGTACTTTACTTGCAGCGCGAGAGCCAATATTCCGGCGGCTAATGGGGCGGAAGCTGAAGTACCCGTGTGCCTAGTCGTGCAGGTGTTTCGTAGATCCGTTGTTGCCTACGCAGTGCAAaggaaagttattaaattattcgggCTTTTCGTAATATgaatcttttctttcattatcaGATATTTATCTTTTCGTTCGATTCCAAAGGAGAtgttaaaaattcgaaattgagGTAATTGAGAAAATCGCTAAATAGATTACTATACCATCAGTAAAAGCATATGACATTTTAATTCTGGTACATTTATGATTACAGCAACAGTTCTTGTTTtagataagaataatatacTTTCCTTACTTTGCAAATAcgtaaagagaaaattaagaaaaaacatACATGTGTGATTAAGATATTAAGATATTGCGCGCCttgtaaatgttttatatgtttttattaataaagcaaattgaaattgacaaattatcagctatctttttttaattcaactaaAGCCctttgcacaataggcgatagcgatagcgatagcgacagcgacaaaggTGCCGACAAAGCTGTAGCTACAcctttgtcgctgtcgctgtcgctatcgctatcgctatcgcctattgtgcaaggggcttaacacACCGAGGGAAATACTTACTATCATCTGATCATAATACGCGCCGCTGCTGTACGTCGTAGCGAGAGTAGCAGGACATCTTTCCCCATACCAAGGAAATCTTCCGGTTTGACTGGCTGATCCGACAGCCACGGTGTATATGCTCCCAACGTATCCGTCACATCCGCAGTCATCCGATTTAGAGCCACCGTTCCCAGAAGCCCATACATAAATGTTACCTTTGCCTTTACGACCCTGTCAAATATTCaggtattaatatttgcacaaGCAATGtcaaagcaaaattaaattacgaagtaataaaattttcatgttacGTTGAAATAtcgaattgtaaaaataatttactcgGGCATATAACAATTCACCAACAAactaaaagataaataaaagagaaaattattatatattcaaaaattgcTGCGTCATTTAGAAAATATGCTATAGTTTCGCAGAAAGAAAGATGCTGTTGCATAAAAGATGTCGCTATAAAATATGCACAAGTAAATCGAGCCTTTCTCTCTAGTCGTTGTTACACTCTTTTCGTCCATATTTAATTCTCAAAAAGAAATGAGAAGAGAACACTTTATAAACGCAAGTGTCTTGCTAGCGTCTCTTTGTGAGCTTCGGAATTAATGTCTGCGCCGATAATATTAAAGCTGACACATTTTTGGAATCAAAACGGATTTATACTAAGGTAACAAAATCTTCGATAAAAGTTGGGACACGCAATAACTTTCGAGTctcatattatacatttatgagattaaattattctcaAATCTTTTTTCGTCACACCTTCCTAATCATCTTTAATTTCAGTCAAACTTTCGAGTGTTAAATAAtgagttaataaatatttttgagttaataatttttacaggaatttattaattaaaaaataaacttaattatcGCGAGACATAATTTACTTTACCGGACATTCACGTAGAGTACGCAGTCCGCAGGTAACTAAGTACTGTAAAAAATTACGGGCAGTAGAGGGATAAGTTTGTAACAAGTAAAAAAGCGGAGAAGAAAAAcagtttagatttttttactgtttgaaaaaataatcaacaagTAATGTATCACCGTGGAAAACGCGATTAAAGTTTAACTACACCGAGTTAAGCTTAGTCGGTGTTAAAAGCTTGTTTAAACGTTAAATGACCAGAAAATCTGTTTCACTCTGACGTAAAGTCAACCCATTCGTAATCCTATTAAAGAGACTTTTGAGTACAAAGCTCATaaccttctctctttcttttcagaaatgttaccagaaacagaaaataaatattatatttgataaaaactgaaatatatatatatatatatatatatttatatttttatatatatatatatatatatatatatatataattatcgcaaaaatttcgccgcatttttaaaagttatcgATAATAACAGGATCATGGCAAAGTATAGTTTTGCCTTTAGGATAatctattatttgtttcaatcCTAAACCTCAATCTAAATTACTGCAGTTATAAACtttcttctatatattaaagacaaatatattttaattttacagatattgtttattatatatattagtagaTAATTTGGTGGCAAACTGACTTCTGTTACGCCACGTTCGAGCGCTTCGACAGCGAGTCTACCAGGTGCCTCTAAACTTTTTCCATCGTCCGCCGGTCCCCATGAAGCTGTGTAGACATCAATAAGTCCCGATTTGAATCCCAGAGCTTCACCTTCCACACGGTCGTTCACCAGGCCATCGAGGAGCTTGATGCCACCGACGGAAGCCTCGAAGGCGACACCGACGCCACACTTTTGGTTGTTGGCCTCCATCGCTATTTCGCCAGCACATCTGGTGCCGTGACCGTTCATCCCTGAGGAGTAGTTGAATTTGTAATACGATCGTGAAACAGTAATGTTCAATCGGGGTCGGCGATGCCGGCCAAAGTACGTCGTGCACGAGGCGAGGAATCAAATAATAGGAACATCTACGTGGGAGGTCTTAAGATTTCACTCTGTAATATACCGCATTACTCGATCGACTTTGAAATTCAGAATACAACGTACGTAATTTCACGCGGACGATATAACATCCATTGATAAACATGCAAGCATTATGCCTCGGAcgtaagttatataaaaaaaaaaaaaataaaataaaatactttccACACGTATTTTATTACAAGTGAAGTCTGCAGAGTATCCTAAACCTATTGTGTTCCCttgtatctataaaaattgtttttagaaatatagaGATTGTTCTCTagagagaaaagaatttgatggaaaaaatattttttaaataacgctagtcaagtaatttattatcaacgtttattttgtttaatgttCAGCAATCGAAGTTAGATCGCTTGCGTTTTGCATAAATGATTTTACCCTGATGTAGAGCtacatttaatacataattagaTTGTAAATCTGTGAATGGATTGATTTGCGAACGAAGCGACTAACCATATTCGATCCGATTTCACGcgaatttcattaatattgacaCGTTAATTATAGTCAAACGTTAACACTTTTATCAGCGagtgaattatttattagaccATATTGACTGATCTTTCACGTCGTTACTACATTATTCGAATGACCGAGTTACAAATACTTCCATCTTgtgttttaacatttataaaaatatgatacgtgataaataatattacgtaaaaatataacaattctatataaaaaatacaaactatttctttgaaatatatagtattttcgtaaattatttttaataattaaaattgaatttacaaaataatattatacgttttgtagataatattttcacatttttgttttattattatacatatcatGTATATCcgtataacattaaaaaaatatatatatatgtattattatgtaatattatatgtaatgcAAGGGAGTAGAAGagtagaaattttcgagagatcagaaaaattactttttaccatcaaaaacgcttatgtcgcgctaaaaattacaccataaCTCAGAATTCACCAAAAGTTGATAATAttagcacataaagacgcatttacagtagaaaaggcaagtttctacgatagatttaaattggcatgaaaagcctagtgtcaagtttgccccggtctcccctatatacacatacacagatattgtatatactataagaattaaattatatattttataagcgaTATGACAAacttttctgttaaaaaaaactgttatacttttaaattagtcatttaaatttcttttatatttattctgctGGTCAACTCTAGccagatttaatataaaagaatattaattataaatgataatcTGATTTTCGACAGATATATcaagacataaataatttcaaatataaaaacaaaaccaATGTTAAGTTAGCAATTGGAGGTAATAACTCTATACACATAGgttaaaattggaaaaataaatagtctAGATTATGCGAATAGCGCTAAATTTGTAAAGCTTTAAAATAGCAAAGTTTTCTGCAAGCGAGTTTTCAACTAATTTCGCTACCAACTGGTTTATGTACCTATAGTGATTTAAGTGCATTACTAAATGCTCTGAATGCATTTTACTTGATGTTTCATAAGCTATTTCAAGCGAGCTATTACGCTTTCgtgatttaaattacataaacattttaaatttagtttaaacaagcatgcaaaatatatacttcaacaaaaatattattttattaatataactttataactatatattatatacagtgtattatatatttatagaaaaatttaatgaatagAAATTACCTGACACATCGTATCTTGGAAAAGGATCATCATCGCCTTCATTTATGTCATAACTAATAGCCGCATcctaattttaaatgttataattatagatagaattaatgtaacatacatattatagtaATACCATTTTCTCGttatttgtcaaaaataattctttatattttactttaaatgttaaattaattgtaaagacatataatatcaatttatataaagatataacatttaattttagatacaaTATGGGTATGatttgcatataatatatctgaatatctaaatataatgatagcttataataaaatacgtataacataaatataaaaacaaaataattttttttgtttaaaataaattcttaagtTACTTGTTTCGTCATCTATGAAGCGAGCACGAAAGTTTTAAGTAACTGTTACATACATAATTGTTCCGCAGGTCATCATGAGTGTACTCTAAACCATCGTCGAGAACAGCAATCTTCACTCCCCGACCAGTTATCCCCAGTCGATAGAGAGGCAGAACGTTTAAGTCGAGCTTCGGCAAAGCTTTATTCGTCCTCGTATCTTGCTACGGCGGTTGATAAAGAGaattcgttaaaaataaaaagtgagaAAAACACAATATGATATATGAGCCCCTAAAAAACCAAATTACTCAACTTCATGaagcggagaaagagagaaagttgatgaaattataaactaaTCATTTACGAAAAGTGAAGTTAATCAGCTTTGGCTTCTGAGAGGCTCATGTATAAGTCGCTGTCAAGTCAgtgtacatttaattattggaAACATACTACTCGATGTACACTTCTATTACgcgttttgtataaataataaataataaataataaataataaataataaataataaataaaataaaatatattagttatgcAAACCTACAAAACTATTAACTGTATTTATTTGTACTGTTGCTTACAGGTTCTGCttttttggattttttcttataacttTCCTATAACTTTTATGAAGTGACTTTCTTCGGGTTCACTCGTATGGATGTATCAAAATAGactagatttttaaaatattttgaaattgacatttgtgtataatatttataattctggaattatattaatgataaaaaagtaatacatGGGCAATATATGTAccttttatacattaattaaagatttgttaaaattattttcatcttaaatcttttttgttaCGAATCCGCATTGCATAATCTAGTACCAGAGTATTATTTACtgaaatattacagaaaactgcataaatgttataaaatattattaccaGATACCATTCCTGATCCCAAAGTTCATCGTTGAATATCCGTTTGCGGACATCAGCAACATGATTCTCGCTATTAATGGCATTTGATGCATCTCCGTATATGTTTAGTTGTACACGTTTTTCTCGCGTCAATGGTTTTTCAGATTCCAAATCGGCTAATGAGACATAATCGCGTTTAAGTCGTTTTACGGTTTTCTGCTGATCCGCCCAGATGATCTTTCCTCGATAAAACGCAAATTATGTTAAGAAGATTGCCtctatcttttataattttgcatttatacaACTGTATTTGTTGTTGCAAACcttattactaatattatttttatttatgcagatatattattaatttattaacttaagaaaattatttatagaaattattaattttttacaaagcTCCGTTACAGAATCCTCTCTATAGAACGTTATttgaaatcataaaataaagtgtaaaAGTGTTACCTTAGAGTTTGCATTAAGAGCCTTCGTCAAGCGAATATTTCCCCTTTTCTTTTGGCTCGGATTATCATCCTTAAGCCATATATATGTGTCCTTGAATCCGAGAACCTGGAATGAAGGGATCCATTACATGTAAATTTATCAAGCGAGCCCCAATGATACTGGTTGCATATTTAATGAACTTGAAGTCGGATTAAgcctttatttaaatttttgcttaAATAAGTGTTAAAACTCCGTCCTTCCATCTGTTCTCTTTTCGCAGCTCATCCTTTTTCCTCGGTGTTCATCAGCATAGATTAATACTATGATATATTTGGTCTACACTGTCTATAGAATCGGCGGATATGTAccgtttatatacataaattttaagtttcttcGCAATTTGACACATTCTCtcttcattaattatataactttatagaGAGatgtacttattgttagtaatataattaaagagaattgtttatataaatacagctaatttttttaaaatataaataaatatattattaatattatttttacatttatattaaacaatttaattatagaaatagaaaatgtgttaaaattaacGAGTAACACAAAGAAAAGTGGGCTTTGAAAGTCCACGCATGTGAAACGCAAGAAACGCATGTGCGTTAGCTGGTGCATGAGTTAACGTTAGGTAACAtttagtttaaattaattattgagtaATAACTAAAATGTAATAACTGAGAGCACTCATACACACTCTTATATAACTATAAGAAATGTACAAAACACGTCAGATATATAAACTGGAAGTCATATCCAAAGCCGCAAGGCACGGATTaagaaatgaataataaaataataataacgttaggtaacatttaattaataatttaatacgaatTATAAgacgatttataatttgtattaaattattaattaaatgttacatcaCATTAACTTACGCATAATTAATCACATTTGACTCTCAAAGCCCTACTTTCCCTTGTtactcattaattttaatattgagaGTCTTTAGTTAATCAatcatttatctaaaaatattgaagcATTTTACGGTTATAGAACGCTTGTGATaggcaaaaaataaatattatcagatttatttaaattaaaagtttacattttaaattaaaaagaagagaagTTAATGCACCATTGTGTAAAATCGACACGTTCAATACGTGAATTAAATGACTTCTTCGAACGTTCATCAACATCACACGATCACACCTCTATCTCATGCGCGTCGACGCAACAACCCTTCGTTGACGCTTAGGGTGAGGGTAAAACTAGACGTCCCGACGTCCGCGCCCTTTAAACGGATGAAAGGGACGCTGCGATCAGGATAGCATACGAAAGCAGTTGGTAGATCGAGCGACTCTTTTGGGGGGAACCATCGAAAGTCTAAATAGGGTATCGTAACGTTATTATTATCCATGGTGTCACGTGGCCGGTTTGCCTTCGTTTTTATATGGCATCCGCATGCGATGTTCCGCATGGCGTAAAGCAATATATGACAGAGACTGAGCGAGGAAAAGAGTGTTGGAGGGGGAGACCACCTGGTAGGAAACTGGATGTCGTTTGTGCAAGGGGGAAAGGCTATGATATTTCCGTAACGCATCAGGCACGTGCCGTTTATTTCGAAATACCTCCTAACTGTCCGATCTACAGCTCCTGGTAATTGTCGATATAcgttattcttttttacatgAGATTGCGTATTGGCATTTATATCGCAAATTGGTTTGAGCGATGTTACAGTAGCATTTTGATACGTGTATCTATTCTGCACAAATTGCAGTTTCAATTTGACAGTTggacaatgtaaaaaaaatgaattaattcaTTACCTACAAAAGTAATAGTTCTAAATAagttgtaaatttaaaatgctatatgtaattattatttttaatactaattacttttaatttttagctaTATTTCTGTGGTTATaagattgtttaattattcctttaaaatattatttaatattaaatttgtattttatatacataattaataacaaaataattacaaaataaattgttaaacgTTTTGATATGTTTGCAATGATTTAGTTAggtatatctctttttataagaattcataattaattaattgctatctttacagtatattattttacattttatattttattaattctagtAATTGTGACAGATCGACAACAGTGATTTCTTTCGTGTATTGTGTTTTTCATGGATATAGATAATACTAAGCGCAATCAAACTCCGCGGCAGAGATCCAAGGAAATTCAGGGCACTGggattataaaacaataatccTTTCGTCTGCTATCCTCTTAATCCCATACAACATGCGCAAAAATCCTTTAATCCACTATCCATCATATCTGTTGTGCATCCGATTGGAAGGAATAAATTTGATCGTCAAAATGCTTCACTGAACTCGCTGATAAACTACTGAATATCCGGCGGGATACACTTTTCAATACAGCGGTGTAATAAATGTTGCACGTTTGCGTATCCATGATCATCACGTATGCCACGCACGCCGCATTAAGCATTTAGGATTTTACATCGCGACTCATGGATCGATCGGAAATCTTTCTACCCTCCGCAAACACAGATCTACAAATGTAAActatatatgaatttaatatattaaatgatgGCGTACGGAACAATTTACCGAAAGGGAggtttattaacattttctcGAATAGCTTAATTAactaaagaaaagagagatattatattataatataagattatCACAAATGAATAGAGATATATCATCTACAGTCGGGCTAGTATTTCTTgtaacttataattaaactataaatatttgtgtgaatttatatactttttccgCTTAAATTGCGCGCTAGTTATTTGACAGCCTTGGAACATAGTTATTTGTTAGAACagtaaattcaatatatttaggtcgataatcaatttaacttttgcaatcactgtaaagaatttagtGCAAAAAACTCCAGCCAAGGGTGCACGTGCTTATTAGCATACTTATTagcattaaaaagttaaatcgattatcgatttaagtATGTTGAATTTATTTCCAACGAATAATTATGTTTCAAGATCGACAAATAATTGGCGCGCAGTTTAAatggaaaaaagtatataaattcacGTAAATATTAACAGGTATAAAAAACCAGTCTTACTGTAAATGACATATCTCTATTTACTTGTGAGAATCACTTATCGGTCAAcgatttacttattattaatataagattcaattaattataataatgtttttttatttgtaaaaagcttatattaattgtgactttttcttatttctgttACGATGCTTGCTGTggaaaatcaaatttattaaacaatatatttttttaatttgacattaaTTGTCGTTTATTTCACTGATAAAGCAAAGTCATGTTCTGTGCAAGATATCTCGTGAACGGATTTTGAAGTAAGTTTTAAAACAACTGATAATAAAATTCCGCAGGAACTTCTACTTCATGAGTACGTGTTCCGTTGTGAAAGGGGTTAATTCCGGAAATCTTGCGGTTCGATATAGCTTCCGCAAACTTCTCCGACGTCGAATTCTTAAGGAGGTTCGCGATCGGCACGTGAGCATTTCCGACCCTTTTACCGAGCGGCGACTTCAAGGTCGCCGCTTTTAACGCGGAACAGCGTTTGGGTAGATAGGGCACGTGCTTTCGAGGTGTCACACGGGTGCTTCTCTTAAATTCCACGTAGGAACGCTTCAAACTCGAATTCGTCGACTACGTGATAATGGCCCTTTCCTCTTTCCTCGTAATCGGTAAGCACAGCGGTCGGGGAGAATTCGGCGGTTGTACGGGACGTGTACGTGAGAAGCACGAAGAGAAAATCGGGGACGGTCATTACTTCGCAATCAGCGAGCGACGAGGCGAATATTACGGTTATTACCGAGTATTACCGTGATATCGCGATGTTAATCTGATACGAAATGGGTTTCCTTAGTAACATTAAACCGTAAATGTACATATCCGTTTTTCCTTAAATAAACGTAAACTAACTCAATTTCGCTTAAGTGATTTTTCTTCAACAATccaaataaacatataataattaaactaagCAAGTGTCGTATTCTAAACTTGATGAAGTAAAAGAAGTGAATTTTTAGCTTCAATTTTGAAACTATATAAGCCTTTGAAAATAAAGGGTCTTTtgcgaattaatatttagaggCATATAAACAGATtatcaacattattttaatttagtgGGAAATTgtgacataaaataatttttaacaattttcctTCAAGAAAGAATTGATTTTAGATATACCTATCTCATATAAACGACAACTTTATTATTTGCTAATTCTGGATCAATGTTttgtacgtataaaaataatattaatctattcaaattgtaaaaattgattttatgcGTAATTCAATTCAATGTTTACAATTTAAACTCCTAATTTcacattattgtattatattgtcCTGGTAAACAGATATTATTCGCTAATTGGTAAAGTTTCGCTTAATTGCATCTTACTTGACTTCCTCGCCATTTAATGATTCCTAATACATATAACAGCTCTCGGAAAAGGATTATGCTATTCTGTACATTTTCTATTCCATCGTCTTAAGCTCGCGCGAAGACGATGGTTTCGAAGTTTAAGCATCATCACACTACCAATAGTAGTATTTTCCGCGTGTGCGAAGGTGCTCGTGAGAAATATCTTCGTGCACGTAAAAGGGAAGAAATAGATAGAGGCGAGAAATCAGTGCCGGTCATTACTTCGCGATCAACGGACGATCCGTCTTATCGGTATTCAGATTGCGCTTTCCGACTGCTGAGAGGGATGTCTCGTATTCGGTATAGATACAGGAAAATCTGCGAATTGACGGTCCAAGTCGCTTATAACCCCCTCCGGGCGAATATTGGGCGTGGAGTGTGGGTAAAGATGAGAGAAATGGGAAGAGGAAAGGGCGCacgcagagaaagagagggagaggggagagagagagagagagagagagagagagagagagagagagagagagagagagagagagagagagagagagagagagagagagagagagagagagagagagagagagagagagagagagagagagacaaagtATTTTCGCAGTCCATTTGTTTTGATCGGATTTCCAACTGTCTCTCGTAATCCCGCACCCGTAAGCTCCCGCAGGCGTCGTCAGTTTCCAATG
Proteins encoded:
- the LOC139813261 gene encoding neuroendocrine convertase 1 isoform X1 translates to MAVRVCARVIMQLVIVVSASNFIADASVDHREEWVVRVHGGSQVASLLAAQSGYKHHGPVLGFKDTYIWLKDDNPSQKKRGNIRLTKALNANSKIIWADQQKTVKRLKRDYVSLADLESEKPLTREKRVQLNIYGDASNAINSENHVADVRKRIFNDELWDQEWYLQDTRTNKALPKLDLNVLPLYRLGITGRGVKIAVLDDGLEYTHDDLRNNYDAAISYDINEGDDDPFPRYDVSGMNGHGTRCAGEIAMEANNQKCGVGVAFEASVGGIKLLDGLVNDRVEGEALGFKSGLIDVYTASWGPADDGKSLEAPGRLAVEALERGVTEGRKGKGNIYVWASGNGGSKSDDCGCDGYVGSIYTVAVGSASQTGRFPWYGERCPATLATTYSSGAYYDQMIATTDLRNTCTTRHTGTSASAPLAAGILALALQVNEDLTWRDIQHLIAWSSEYSPLRENPGWFKNAAGFWFNSRFGFGLMNAYALVTTSYNWTTVPEKTICKVDNAYIADTRLIYGNSKKLQFNAGNVCRTSGNEIISLEHVEVETNLKYSRRGALQMHLTAPSGTLVRILSPRKLDNSDAGFTKWKFMSVATWGEDPRGTWTLDILDEIGPERNNGTIGAFTLILHGTVQIPLYRRNGPRIYNEDYNRIRKTYDMVESNSVNSEDEYDRNISSPEINTILYKQWLKKLLLKRL
- the LOC139813261 gene encoding neuroendocrine convertase 1 isoform X2; translation: MQLVIVVSASNFIADASVDHREEWVVRVHGGSQVASLLAAQSGYKHHGPVLGFKDTYIWLKDDNPSQKKRGNIRLTKALNANSKIIWADQQKTVKRLKRDYVSLADLESEKPLTREKRVQLNIYGDASNAINSENHVADVRKRIFNDELWDQEWYLQDTRTNKALPKLDLNVLPLYRLGITGRGVKIAVLDDGLEYTHDDLRNNYDAAISYDINEGDDDPFPRYDVSGMNGHGTRCAGEIAMEANNQKCGVGVAFEASVGGIKLLDGLVNDRVEGEALGFKSGLIDVYTASWGPADDGKSLEAPGRLAVEALERGVTEGRKGKGNIYVWASGNGGSKSDDCGCDGYVGSIYTVAVGSASQTGRFPWYGERCPATLATTYSSGAYYDQMIATTDLRNTCTTRHTGTSASAPLAAGILALALQVNEDLTWRDIQHLIAWSSEYSPLRENPGWFKNAAGFWFNSRFGFGLMNAYALVTTSYNWTTVPEKTICKVDNAYIADTRLIYGNSKKLQFNAGNVCRTSGNEIISLEHVEVETNLKYSRRGALQMHLTAPSGTLVRILSPRKLDNSDAGFTKWKFMSVATWGEDPRGTWTLDILDEIGPERNNGTIGAFTLILHGTVQIPLYRRNGPRIYNEDYNRIRKTYDMVESNSVNSEDEYDRNISSPEINTILYKQWLKKLLLKRL